GGCTCAGCGAACGACTGATGCGCGATATCACGCGCGTGTACGATGCCCAGCAGGTGGAGTTTGAGCCGCGCTGGTTTGCTGTCACCTACCTGTTGAACAAGGAAGGGGCGATGAATGTCACGGCGATCGCACGGGCGCTCGGGCTGACCCATCCGGCGATCAACCAGATCGCGGATGCGATGGTCAAGCGGGGACTGCTGGTCGGGCACAAAGGGAAGTCGGATGAGCGGCAGCGGATGCTCAGCCTCACTCCTAAGGCCCGGGAGACAGTCAAGCGATTGACCCCGGTCTGGGAGGAGATCGAGGCAGCGAATCGCGAGTTGTTGCGGTCGGCCGGCAAGGATCTCCTGACAATGGTCACCCTGATCGAGAAGGATCTTGATCGCACAGATATGTATCAGCGGGTGATGACTCGATTGCAGGACCGTCGGCTTGCGGCAATCGAGGTGGTTGAATACAAGCCGGCCTTCAAGAAGCACTTTAAGTCTATCAATGTCGAGTGGCTGAGGAAGTACTTTGAGGTTGAGCCGGCGGACGAGGTGTTGTTGAACGATCCGGTCGGGAAGATCATTAACAAGGGAGGGATGGTCTTTTTCGCTCGGCTGGACGGTGAGGTTGTCGGAACCTGCGCGTTAATCAAGCGGGGGCCGCGCGAGTATGAGCTTGGCAAGATGGGAGTGGTGCCGAAAGCCCAAGGGCAACAAGTGGGCCGGTGTTTGCTGACGGTGGCGATCAACTACGCCAAGCAGAACGGGGCAGAGGCGGTCTACCTGCACACGAGTCCGAAGTTGGCGGCGGCCACCAGTCTTTACCTGTCGGAAGGGTTTGTGGAGGTACCGTTTGACCAGGCGGCCCACGAGCATCACCGACCATCGATCAAAATGAGGTTAGAATTTCGCTCGCCTAAAAGGCGAAAAAGGTAAGAGAGAGGAGCGGACAACTATGAAAACGTACGTAATTCGCGCAATGATCCTGGCGATTCTGGTGGTGGGGAGTTGCATCGCCTTCGTGCCGAACGGAAGCGCACAGACAGTGGTGGCGGGAGGGCAGGATGAGCCGATCGCCGATGCGCGCAAAGCAGAGATCATCGACAGCGTCTCGGCGCTGGTAAACCGGGCGTACGTTTTTCCCGAAGTGGCCAAAAAGATGGAGACCGCCATTCGCAAGAAGCTGAAATCCGGCGGATACCGTGAATTCGCCACGGCGGTGCCATTCCTGACTGCCTTGCACAAGGATCTTCGCGATGTCTGTAAGGACGGACACTTTGGAGTGAGGTACGACCCGAATCCACGTCCGGCGGGAGATTCGATCTCGCCAGAAATGGAAAAGGAGTACTTAGAATCCGAACGTCGGGCGAACTACGGCTTTGAGAAGATGGAGATTCTCACCGGGAATATTGGCTATTTCAAACTGATGGGCTTTACGCCGACCGATATAGCCGGACCAACCGCCATTGCGGCGATGGGATTCCTGCAGAATTGCGATGCCCTGATTATTGACCTTCGCGAAAATGGCGGCGGTGATCCGACCATGATCCAGTTGATCTCGAGTTATTTCTTTGATCAGGTGGTTCATCTCAACAGCTTTGAGGAGCGTGGTAATGATACGCTCAAGCAGTTCTGGACCAGCCTCGGCGTGGTCGGCAAAAAGCTGACGGGTATCCCGATCTACGTACTGACCAGCAACTACACCTTCTCGGCGGCAGAGGAGTTCAGCTACAATCTGAAGAATCTGAAGCGTGCAACCATTGTCGGTGAGACGACCGGCGGAGGGGCGCATCCGGTGAATGAGTATGCGTTCCCTAATCTCAAGGTGTCGATGCGAGTGCCGTATGCGCGAGCGATCAATCCGGTAACCGGCACCAACTGGGAGGGAGTCGGAGTAAAACCGGATATTGATGTACCGGCAGAGAAAGCGCTGGTCGCGGCGCAATTGGATGCCTTCAGGAAAATGCAGGAAACGACCGGCAATCCGGATCGAAAGCGGGAATATGCCTGGATCGCGACCCGACTGGATGCTGAGTTAAATCCGCCGACTGTGACGGAAAGCGATCTTTCTCCGTGCGCCGGGCTGTACGGACCTCGCACCATTACCTTTGAGGGGGGTGAGCTCCATTCGCAAAGAGAGGGGGGGCCGAAGTTTCCGCTGGTGGCGATGACACGTGATCTGTTTCGTATTGGAGGCGCCGGTCCCGATCGGATGCGATTGAAATTCCAGCGAGACAGCTCCGGTACGGTGACTGGAGCGGTGGCAATCTTTCTGGATGGCCGGGAAGAGAACTTCCCGCGAAAGTCGGCGAACTGAACGGATTTTTCGCTTCACATATAATGTAGGCAAAGAGAGCTGTCCGAGGGGGACAGCTCTCTTTGTATGATTGCCGCTTTACGAACTGTTCAGAATCGTGCATTTTTCCTGTATCTGAACTGACATTTCTCCGTACTGAGAGGAAACGTTCACAAGCAGGACCCTCACACATGCAATTAGAGATCACAAATCTCTCCAAGCAGTACAAGGGGGGAGTCTGGGGATTACGCGATTTTTCCCTGTCACTCCGTCCCGGTATTCTCGGACTTCTTGGCCCGAATGGGGCGGGGAAGTCGACCTTGATGCGCATTCTCGCGACAGTGACCAAACCGACAGAGGGGAAAGTCACCTGGAATGGGACAGATATTGGGCGCGAACCAAATCTGTTGCGCGAGCAGCTCGGCTATCTGCCGCAGGATTTTGGGGTTTATCCGCATCTTTCCGCGCAGGAATTTCTTGAGTATCTGGCGGCAGCCAAAGGGCTTCATGGTGCGACTGCCAAGCGACGGATCGAGGAGTTGCTGTTGCTGGTTAATTTGCAGGATGCGCGCAAACGGCAGGTGGGCGGATTTTCCGGGGGGATGCGCCAGCGCGTTGGTATTGCGGCGGCTTTGCTGAATGATCCCAAGCTATTGATCGTGGATGAACCGACGGCGGGATTGGATCCGGAGGAGCGAGTTCGATTCCGCAATCTGCTTAGCGATTTTTCCGGCGAACGAATAGTCATTCTCTCGACTCATATCGTTTCTGATGTTGAGTCGATCGCGACCGGGATCACGCTTATCCAGAAGGGGAAGCTGCTGGTATCGGCGCCTCCCGATGAGCTGCTCTCGCGCGCGGAGGGGAAAGTATGGGAACTGAATATTGCGTCGGACGATCTGCCGTCACTCAGGCAGAAACACCTCGTCACGGCAGTTGTACGGCGAAGTGATGGATTGCGAGTGCGGATAGTGTCTGATTCAGCGCCAAACGGCGGCGCGCAGGCCGTTACTCCATCGCTTGAAGATATCTACCTCTGGTATATGGCGTACGAACGAGAGCGGGCTGTCGCATGAACAAGATGGCGGTGCTCTATCATATTGCGCGGGCCGATTTTCTCGAGCGGATCCGTCGTCCCAGCTTTTTCGTTGTCCTGGTGCTCAGTCTGTATGTTGGCTATTTGTTCGTACCGGAGGCGGATGCCGGGTATCTGACGGTGGGGATCGGGGATATGCGGGGTATCTACAATTCCGCCTGGATC
This genomic interval from bacterium contains the following:
- a CDS encoding MarR family transcriptional regulator/GNAT family N-acetyltransferase, coding for MDLIKELGPLALGSRLRRLSERLMRDITRVYDAQQVEFEPRWFAVTYLLNKEGAMNVTAIARALGLTHPAINQIADAMVKRGLLVGHKGKSDERQRMLSLTPKARETVKRLTPVWEEIEAANRELLRSAGKDLLTMVTLIEKDLDRTDMYQRVMTRLQDRRLAAIEVVEYKPAFKKHFKSINVEWLRKYFEVEPADEVLLNDPVGKIINKGGMVFFARLDGEVVGTCALIKRGPREYELGKMGVVPKAQGQQVGRCLLTVAINYAKQNGAEAVYLHTSPKLAAATSLYLSEGFVEVPFDQAAHEHHRPSIKMRLEFRSPKRRKR
- a CDS encoding S41 family peptidase, whose protein sequence is MKTYVIRAMILAILVVGSCIAFVPNGSAQTVVAGGQDEPIADARKAEIIDSVSALVNRAYVFPEVAKKMETAIRKKLKSGGYREFATAVPFLTALHKDLRDVCKDGHFGVRYDPNPRPAGDSISPEMEKEYLESERRANYGFEKMEILTGNIGYFKLMGFTPTDIAGPTAIAAMGFLQNCDALIIDLRENGGGDPTMIQLISSYFFDQVVHLNSFEERGNDTLKQFWTSLGVVGKKLTGIPIYVLTSNYTFSAAEEFSYNLKNLKRATIVGETTGGGAHPVNEYAFPNLKVSMRVPYARAINPVTGTNWEGVGVKPDIDVPAEKALVAAQLDAFRKMQETTGNPDRKREYAWIATRLDAELNPPTVTESDLSPCAGLYGPRTITFEGGELHSQREGGPKFPLVAMTRDLFRIGGAGPDRMRLKFQRDSSGTVTGAVAIFLDGREENFPRKSAN
- a CDS encoding ABC transporter ATP-binding protein, with the protein product MQLEITNLSKQYKGGVWGLRDFSLSLRPGILGLLGPNGAGKSTLMRILATVTKPTEGKVTWNGTDIGREPNLLREQLGYLPQDFGVYPHLSAQEFLEYLAAAKGLHGATAKRRIEELLLLVNLQDARKRQVGGFSGGMRQRVGIAAALLNDPKLLIVDEPTAGLDPEERVRFRNLLSDFSGERIVILSTHIVSDVESIATGITLIQKGKLLVSAPPDELLSRAEGKVWELNIASDDLPSLRQKHLVTAVVRRSDGLRVRIVSDSAPNGGAQAVTPSLEDIYLWYMAYERERAVA